One Bemisia tabaci chromosome 4, PGI_BMITA_v3 genomic window, ATGTCATAATTAGAACCCCAAATTCGTTGAAACTAATTTTGACTAGTCGAAACTAGTTTCCACAGACCCCTTTAGTTGGAACTAGTTTCAAAATTGAGGTAACTGGGACCCtcattgttggaactagttctaactgtttttttttccatgagaaCTAATTTCGACTGAAATTTATAGGTCAAAACTGGAACTATCTCATGAAAAGTAATCACCATTAGGTGGAACTAATTTTGACTAGAGAAAAGTAGAAGCACATGCAGACctaaattttaaacattataATTTATTGAGTGAGGTACTTATGTTTTTTTGCCTTAATGACTCTTACTCTGAAAAAGCGTTTTGCAGTGCAGTGGACATGTTGTGTTTAACTTCTCAGCAGTATCCtacatagttttaaaaaatcagttcaaatACATCTGGATGTTTTTGAAAGAGAAGGATTTTTAGTTAACTAGGGTACAAGAATTAGCTTTTGTTAttgttcttcttcctcttcttctccttctttttcttcttaatttctcTTTCCACACATCTGttaaatattataaaattcTCAGACTTACAGTGAGAGTCTTGTTGGAAAACTTACTTTTTCAGCTTGATCTAAAATAGTGCGTCTCCACACTTTAGTTTTGTTAGGAACAGGTTTCATTGCAAGTTTAGGCATCTTAGCGCACCACATCTGAGAGCTAGTTACATCTCCTGGTGACTGGCAAACAAGTTCTTTTGGCACTGgcgatttaagctgaaatcaggTAAGAATTCACTATCACTTGAGGGAAAAGTCAGCggtgaatataaaaaaaaaacacattttcagttTGATATACACACCTAttctattgaaaaataaaaggttGAATCTCTAGGAAATTGCAGGAAGATAGCACGGGAGACAGTACTGGTCAGCTTGTCACAGAAAATGTAGTTTGGCAAAATTTGCCCTGTCGTGCCCTGAATTTTTTCTGGTTTGTAAACATAATTTCTGGGTAGGCGGGCCAGGGCTGGCTGTCTATCTTTTCTGCCTACTTCTTATTTCCATACACTCATGGCTGAATTATCATTTCCTCCTACTTTTCCGAGTAATACTCCCAAGTTAGGCAGGTGCAGCAACACAACAGAGGGTTACTAACTTACATACAGTCCAGTCAGCCTGACTGATTCCTTGATGCTCTTAAATTTATTGCTGCGTCTGTAGTTTGACAAGCTAAAATGATAAGGAGGCGATGAGTCAGTTGCATCCTCTGTGAGGGACAGGGAAAACGAGCAACATGGTTTCGTTTTCATTTGTGGggaatggatcactagacaaggtacaaatttaagcattctgatacgtgttttcTAACtagaatttcacatagaacacaatTTTTGCATTGATAGTTACTAGAATGAACTCCTAAGTAAGATGTTAGCTTTAGTATTTTACATTGTTTACAGGAACTTTAAATTGCCCCGGAACGagaaacgcaatactctacGTCAAATTACGCACTAGAACGGTTGTAGAAGGCTTCTTAATCAAGCAGTTTTTCCCTTACCCTGTGTTGTTTAAAGTGTAAAAAACTTGTAATAACTGATTTGGAGCGCCAAAATTAGTATTATCATATTTTCATGCTGCTTAGACTATTACGGCTATATTTAGTGCTGAATTTGAATAACATAAaccattgcgttttcatgagcaggaggTTTGAATTAATGTGTCATGAAACactaaatatcttggttaggagttaatttcagtaatttttttttgcggattgtgttctacatgaaattttggttttaagaaaaatgtatcaaaatgctcAACTCTAttgtgccttgtctagtgatctATTGTGGAATGAAATGCAGATACTAAACGTGCATGGAGGTTAAATTCACCATCTGGTAATAATGACTGACAACAATCAGTCTATATTTACCCTGTAATTAACATTATTGACAGATTATTATGGTTCTACTTGCACTCCTCAGCAGGGATTTTAACGGTCTCACGAGTCGAGTCTGTAGAGACTCAGACTCGGCCTCAGCGATTGAGCTCGGCAGGGGGGCCATGGGCAGACCCGCGGCAGTGGTGCTGGTCTGCCACCATGATCCCCTGGCAGCCTCGGACCACTGCCCTGATACCGGGTAACCACCGACGCCCGGTGTCAGGGAAGAGGTCTGAGATCCTTTGTCAACGGATGAAGAGGCTCAGGCTCAACGGCGCCTGTACGCAAACAGGGGTAAATATGCTGATTTCCGAGAAGTTTCCGTGGGCGCGCTACCGAATCCGCCAGCCAGCCAGGCTTTCCCCAGCGAGTCTGCCCTCTAGAAAGACGGTATTGGCAGCGAGTCTGCCCTACGGTGCAGCTCAGAGGGCGGACTCGATGGAGGTCTCGCGCTGATGGTCGACCCTGTCGAGGTGGTCCGTACCCAAACTTGCTGAACAGAGATCGCTCCTGCACCGAGATCACCTGCTTAGCCGACTCCCAATCCCTGCTCCTCAGTAACCTATTCCTTCaacgacagaaaaaaaaagaagcaaataaTAACTTACTTGAAGATAATTGGCAGAGAgcttattttcatcattttcatcaCATGGTAGATTTCCATTATTGGTTGATATTCCATACCTGAATGGGCGAACATAATTATAGCCATGCTTCTCAAGGTTGGCTCCTAACCTGAGGGGGTAAAAAACAGAGGGTAGTGATTAACCACGGTTCAAAACATGGGTTACCTGATTTAGTTATCCACAGACTGAAAAGCCACAATATTGAAAAATAGAGCTgagggaaaaaataacacaacCAAACAGAATTTAGATCAATTTGTTCACTTGAAATGAGGATTGGAGGTCACCTAAGGTCTCCAATATAGCTTGATGTAGAAACTCAATGTTTTactccccccccctttccccctccaGGTTACCCTTAAAGTTTGTCTATtaattactcatacttgagcctttgccactttaaaaaaattaggaaaaatggcaacatgGCAGTTTTAAATCGGACTGGACACTCTAATTGTTGATGTACTTATGTTAAAAGTACATGCATTTAGAAACAGTTTAGCACAAACAAGGACTTGACATCTTTTCCAGAGGATATTGAAGAGCCAAGATTCCAACTTGGACTTCCCCCTTGCAAACCCTCCCCAAAGTTGTTTGATGgtcctgaaaatttggtaagAGAAGATCTCAAGTATTCGAGATTGAGCGACATAACTTGAGGGAAATTCAGGGAAAAGGATGGGGAGAAGTTAAATTTTTGTAACAAGCTCTTCAAGTTTTACTGTACAGCTCTAAAGAGTCTGATTGCAGTCTTCTCAATCAATCGCTGGTTGCACTGTTGGTATATAACGGTCACCGACTTAACTGCTTGAAAAGCAAAGATTAAAATAGTAGAACACTAAGCTCATCTAATGCCTGCTCCTGCTGCTTACTTTAAATTTAACATAGGAATTTTTTGCGGAGATCACTAGTCGCCTAGGCAAAAGTGTTGTAATATATTTTCAAGGAGGTGAGTGTGTCAGGAGGCAAATTGTGGGTCTTAGGGTGACCTCCACTTCTTCCtaattttccaggttttctatGATCTTTGGATTTTTCATCTctctaatttttaaatcaaaagaagcaaaaaaataagCATAGGGCAGTGCAAAGTACTGGTACTTTCATACAGAGTTCTCTCCAAGTCAATGGTGAattcttccttgaaaattcaAGCCTCCTAACAGTcccgaaaaattcacttttgacTGGGAGAAAGCTCTGTGTCAAAGCGCTGTGTAGTTATGAGACGAGGGAGTTTGCAATCCTCCTGATTAGGCTTTTACTCTCCCTGAAAAATTTTGTCTTCGTGTCTTTCCTGGTCATCTGACACCCTGGAGTCTCTAGAAAATTCATACAGAATTCCACAGATACCTTGAAAACATTCCATTGATCTGGATTTGTTGGCAATCTTTCTTCAGAGATTTAactggaaatttgaaattccacTTAAAACTGACCAACTTGAAATAGaggaattttttgcaaaactaGATGTAATGGTGTACTTTTTCATATGATTGAGATCATAATAAAACATCAATACAGTTGCATGAGGTGACAATTGatcatttcaattttctttctttgttgtTATGTTCGAAAGTAATGAGTGTGCTGAGTACAGGTTAACAGTCATTTTCGGCAAAGCAGTTTGAGGATACACGAAGCTGCTAGAACAATGATACAATGATTTGAACTACTTAGTGTCCGAAACCTTATCATCAGTGAAGAAGTATAATTTCTCAGTTACAGGTAGGTGGTCACATTTTTCTTCAGCTTTTATGTGTGAGAAACAATTACAGTAAGATCTGGCTGAGTTGAATTGTCAAGGGACGAAGAGAAATGTTGTCTTGAGCAACTTTTTGTCTTATCCACTTGGCTGCTTAGAACAAAAATGAGCTAAGTGATTTTACACATCTGAAAagtaattttctgagaggattTTCATGATGTTCGATTTCAATACGTGGTTTGAGAGAGATTTTTGTAGTCACAGAGGTAAACTGACCCATTAATATTTCAGTCATGCTCCTCTTCATAATCATGTTTATGATgatctctttttcattttttcgttgtTTTATAGTATTTTGATCAAGTGCAGATCATTATCCTGTTAGATGGAAGGGTAAATATGTAAGCGTACTTATGTTCAATTGGAGAGTTGACGATGCTGTCTTGCTCCAATGATTGAGAGGGTGGAACAGTTGAGGGATCCTCGAGGTCCACAGACAACACATGGAGGAAAACTCCGGTATTGAAAACTATTCGATTTGCAGCTTTCAGACTTATGGAAAGATCAAGTGTGGGATTCGGATTTGATAGATTAAATGATGTGTGAACTGTTAGACCATGTTTTACACATCGCATACTGATACAACTGTCCCAATTGGCAGcgaagtctaaaaaaaaaatagaatagatCAGTAGATAAATATCAATAGAAAATGTGACTAAACTTTAAAGTCCAAAGTATAataattatgtgcattatgatgcgCTTCCTCCtctgaggtaaaaaaaaaaaaaaattttactatGTAATACTAAAAACCAGATTATTGTGATAACTAGCTTACTGGATGTCTCAAGTAGGTTTCCTTGGATTTTCCTTAAAGATCATAAGATACTGAAGATGTCTTCATTCATATAcatgtttcaaaatcataatTAGTTTTATTGGTGTCAAGTTTGAGGTAAGGCAATATCACAatatttctgcaaattttaggACTTTAGAATGAAATGTCATCACTCGTTCAtgatctttttttattaatttttttttctttttaatttttttttttaagtaattttaaaaaaacgatacCTAGATAACAGAATTCCTATTATAGTTTCATGTGATAACTTGATTAATATTAAATAAAACGTTACCTTCCGCATCAAATGAGGCTGCAATGAGCTTACACTGGTAACAACTATGCAAGGCAGGTAAAGTGGTAATAGTAATGAAGGCTTTCCTATCTTCTTCCGGTACTGGCGTATCAGAGTTACTGTAAGGACAACAAGAACGAACAATCTAGAGCACACTGATAATTATACTTAATATTAAACATACCTATATTGAAGAAAGAAAACATAGCTAACTTTAACAAATACCAGACTCAGAATTACCACTGTCCATCGATACTCATGCTAAggaggtacaaatttcagctagagatgattttttttctctcattcccCTAGATAAAGAGCACATGGATATTTCATCAATTCCAAGCGTGATGCATTCTTGAAAAATGGCACTTAACTTCTTGGGggtttgaaattttggggagaATGAAAGTACCGTGATTAGGATCGGAATTATCAGCTTTCAGTTTGAAATGTTTCAGAAAGAAGGTACATAAAGTCCATATCGTCCCGAATATCACAAGCGTCATTGGAGCTTAGGGAttatgttgccaaacttctcaatcttgttaattttttacaaaaaaagtcggttgaaaattttaccttgCATTTCTTTTGTCATTGAGATTAATTCCtaaaagtttcataaaaatatgctcaatagttttaaagaaaaatgatgagatGTCTGACAACAGCATAAAAGCGCTACTGCCGCTTGTAATACTTAAGCTGTAAGAAGATGATGTTTTAATGTACAGAgcatattaaataaataaaacgccTCAGTTTTAGAGGGTCAAGCAGATTTTTGCTCCTATTGATGACTTTTTCTGGCAGATTTGTTTTTACTTTCTACTGACAGAATAGATGAACTTACTAGTATCCACAGGCCACTATTTTATTAGGAATGGATGGCCACTGAGCTATGCTTATGGACAAAATATCACGGATTTCAAAATCGCCAAAGAGCTGGACTTCCCCAACTTTCACAGCAGCAGCAAAGGGACGGAACGCCCACCAATGCAGCTTGTATTTGTAAGGTGGGAAGCCAAAGTCTGCGGAGTGTTGTAATGGATTCCCATTGGAGAATGAATATGTAATGAGGAACTGGCCACACTGTGTAGTacccatcaaaatttgactggAAAGTAAAAGACAATAATAAGAATGTTAGGTCGTCAAGCTGAACATGAGTTTGTTTCCTGAAAGataagaaagaaaggaaaaattgttttcatttcttttgattGCAATGGATACCTTCCTAACTAAAATAGACATGAGCAACAAAGAGAGATGAGAATAATATGATGAACAATACCAACCAGTGTGaacctaaaatgaaaaaaaatttttgactaattttATACTGGCAGCAGTTTGtatcatatcgatggccaaaatgcgaaaccacaacttccattgcagtgtttcaaaatttacgtttttattttatttttgaaaagaaataagtcaaattcacagcttgaaatttttacgaagtATTCTGCTGAtggcaaagaaaaatcaagaaaaaattacttaaacgtcaaggaaaaaatgaactATGATAGGAGGTTTGCTACGTCACAAacagagatatgtggttttgcacttcggccatcaATATTTCCAATGTCTTAATTAAGCTCCCAGGAGGAATTTATGACTGGACTGTTGCAATTGTTGACCGAAAAGCAGTGTACAACAGTTATCTGTCTCCGACTGCTGTCAGCTGTTTTGTCTGCAAGGTTTGTAAGCAAAGGATTTCATTTAGAAAGTGCATGATATTGAATTGCCGAAATTCGCCTAAAATAACCGAGGTTTATAAAACATTTGGACTCAAATTTGATCATTCTCAAGTTCTTTTTGCTCTTGTTTTTTATGGCTTCAAATAATCCAGGTGACAAATCAAGGGATTATTCTTAagttcttcaatttttcttctgctGGAGGGacattgtttaaaaatattaaaaaataggaCCAACTTGATTAGGTCTATCTGGGGACCTCTAGTTGTTCAGACTCAAAAGTAACTAAAATTACACCTTAGGAGCCTCTTGCTAATTACCAAAACGGTTTGTCCAAGAAGTTCTACCTTGAAACCCTTGATTTTGAAGGTCAacaaacaaatcaaaataataattatttaaaaaaaaacttaattatcTTAATATACCTTTTAGCTATAATTAATAGCTAATAAAAACAGATGAGCAAGTAACAAAGCTATCAATTCAAGAGGTACTTACTTCCCAAGATGTAAAACATTCTTTAGATGGAACATTAATCGGTCAGGAATTCCATTGAATAAATATTTAGCTGGTTCACGTAAATTTTTTGCATTACGTTTGAATAGGCCAGAAATCTAGgacaaaaaattaagatacaTTAGGAGAGATTGTGCTCAGTTACTGGAAGTTTTAGTGAAAGTCAATCCTCCTCTACAGTTAATGCCAGAAGTTAGCTGATTTTTAAAGTGAGACATAAAATCTGTCATCCTGTTCCTAGCACTCAGTTCTAATGCTGAAATGAAGACAGTAGATTTTCTGTTTCACTCAAAATGTCCattgacattttgaaaataattgcaattcGTGTTTTCTATCTGTGTTGTGAAATAAGGAGCCCAAATTGTGGATCGAATGGAGAcacaaatgaaatttaaaaaaaaaaaaatgtagagtACTCTGAGAAAGAGGCGAGTTTGGCTTTAGCAATCCTAATGATCAAAAAAAACAATCTCCCCTTTCATTCTGACATTTGAAATTACTTAGGTAGTTAGGTAGGTTAGTAGATGATGTGCGACTGAACacattgacagtgaaactgcaaaaacgcaaatctcggttgcagtgtttcaaaatctccattcctattttatttttaagaaggagacctaaccaacatcatggcttgaaaatttcatcaaatttttttacacaagGTGAAAAATCACTTAAGTTTCCAAAAAATAGGTAGTTGTCCATACACCTAGAAtgtaaagtatgaaaggaagctTACAACACCACAAACCAAGATAGACGtttctgcagttttaccatcgatattCAACACTTCTTGGAGATCTTGGTGCTTCAAGCAGCTGTCCCTCTTGCTTGGGTCGGCATGGAGTGCTCATAACATTTGTTTTCATGCGTACATATTAGATTATTCTAGTGGTTCCTTGAGGGGACCTTGACCCTGTTACCTGATAATGAGAATCTCAAGCTGGCACAGATGGTAAGCGTCATATTCACTATATCAAACTCTAAAAATGAAAGGAGATTTAACTTCTCATCGAGCATTACTTCCAAGATAAGCAATCATATATAGTAATGCTGCAGATATTCAAGTTGACTATAAGTAAGAGATTTTCCACATTCAATGAGATTAATTACCTTGGTAGGTACTTACAAATCCAGTGGCGATACCGAAACTGACCATGATTTCTCAGTTTCAGAGGAAATTGAGAGGTACTGCCGTCTGCCGATTATTAATGAAATGCAGAGGTGTTGGAAGCTTGGGAGACAAAGCACATAAAAAGTGGGTCAAAGATGTTCAACACATGCAAAACTGATTATTTAAGGTGATGAGCATGGTgatcaaaataaatattgttgATAAAGCAGTGGTGAAAGAGTACTCTTAGGGGTTGCTGTTCAGCCACATCCTAGAGATGATGCAAAGGTGCAAGTCCTCAACAAAACAGATCGATAGAATGCAAGAATTAACGAAATGTCAGATTGGGAAATGATTTAAAATAGTTACCTCACGATTCCTGAGTTTCGTTAACAAATTAATGTTatgatttttcttgtcgaaaCTCATCATCTGACAGAGACAATGGCTTGCAAGATATCAGACACAAGTATGGATGAAATAAATCCGCAATTAAGACTTAAATGGTCATTGTTATTACGATCTTAAAGTTCGATGATCTGAGCTTGACTGGCCATTCGTAGTTCGGTTGTCGGTGGGGATATTGAAATAATATGCCAAAATTAAAGCTTTTCTTCAGATCATAAGACGCACGATGCTTGGTTAGGACCAAAACCACGGAAAGATAAACGCGAATCCGAGACTACGAGTTCATTTATCACGTCTCATTACAGGTGCAGAAAGTGTCCTTAGTTCACGAATTAGGAATGAAACAATTTCGGATTATCCAAAGCTATCAAAAATTCTCATTTACTGGCAAACCTCGGTCGCGATCAACATTCATAGGTATGCGCACACACACTTACACTGATAataatctttgattttgtgtaGTGGTGAGAACGTAAATAAAAAGTGGTACATGAGACCCTGTGTTGCCTAGTGGGGCAATGTTTGTCATTGTTTGTATTTTATTCTGTTTCTAGCTTTTTATAAGCACGAGGGGAACGAGAAACCAATTCAAAAGTGTGCTAATTGTATGTTTTTCAGTattatttcattgttttttcatGTGATTATTTCAGGGCATCAATTGAGGAGCAAAATATTAGATTTTGGTGCTCAGAGGTTGCTTTGACAACCCTGCAATAAGGGCATTTTAGTGTTGTCGGATTGCAATTATTCATGAATAAATGTTAGAAGGATTTTTAGATTTATTTGACTCAAGCGGCTTCACTGTACCAAGTGCCCTAACCTCAAATAACAATTGTGAATGTGATTTGCGCTCTCGAGCTCTCGTGCTCTCAGAATCTCAGAATCGCAGGTCCTTAGGTCCAATTTAGGTCCCCCCCTATTCCTCAGAACTCATTTTTATAGACGTACCTAACTAGCATAACCATTCTTAACTCCCTCCTAGCCAGCAAACAGTTTAGTACCAAAAttatgttggaaaaaaaaccatcgGAGCAACAGTTTGTCTCCTCAACGCTCAATCACATCTTGGAGGATTTGCAGGAAGCAGAAGCACAGGGCTTTAATCTTCCGAGTAAGTAGCTAAAATTCGACCTTACCTGCATCtataattgcatttttttatttctgacgTACATGAATGGGTATCAAGATCAGTCGTTAAGACTTGCTCTAGGCAGCATGCTGCGAAGGCATCTCTCGTGGAGCTTTGTCGAATGCTTACTATTCTGGCTCATGTGTCGCCTTTCAACTAGCAAGTTAATTGTTGGAACTTAGAACTTCTGTCAGCAAGTACAGAAATTGAGAATTGATTCATTGCATAGAGCGGATGCATCGTAGGTTGAGACGAGTGTCAATCCCCGGTTACCTTCAAATCAGCACTACgcaacaggttaatacatgcagtcagatggcaccactgatgagtggtgacctAAGCAATACTTGACTTtagtctcaacatacgatgcgtcTGCTCTAGGACAGACATGGCCTCATTTTGTTCTGTCTCATCGTTCTGATTTATTTCTCACTATTAAGGGATGAATGCACGTGCAGGCTTCTTCAAGAGTTAAAATGAACGCTTTTTGAAGTCTGTCACACTGATGATGTCTATAGAGCAACCTTAGTCTGTATTAAGTCGACAAAACCGCTTTGTAAGTGATTATGCTATATGGACGACGCTCAGCAGAAAGGGACGAAGCCTTaacagctattgccaaacttaacTTGACAATTAAATGTTTCgaaagagaatgtttgtgcggattcttttgaaaattttaaggaatttgctttgcgctgtgcagaaaattcacagaaatctGCACTAAATCCTGAATGTTTTTCATGTACAAAATTCATCTGGCCCATTAAATGTAGCACtctctgatgtggcttggttcatttctgcttaaGGTCTATTtggattgtatttagcaaaaaggaaccagcgcgatcacagtgttgttaaaatgttgcttcttcataattatctaaaaaatctccgaGAGTATCGAATAGTTTTAGCTTCCCACCAAAGAAGTGttagttttcaaggaaaataattgtgtaaattttaatactgtatgTATAAcgggtatttttgaaagaatatgagaagttgcacaatttggAAAACACTgcaattgcgctggttcctttttgctaaatgcgatccgtTTATTAGTTCCATAGACCTATAACACAATCTAGACTGCACACTAGGCCCAACTCAAGGCGGAGAAGGTGAGACAGCGAGGGGGGTAAAACAGGGTAAAGATGCACCTTCAGCTTATTTGATACAGCCTGAGATATATGTCGTACCACATGACGCTCATTATAGACAAGCGGCCATGCGTGTGCATGTCTGTTTTGCCTGAGGGTGATTTGAGTTCGCAGAAATTCATTGGTACTTAGGACTGCTGGCAGCATACCTGGACTACAGACCAAGGGTGGCTGAATGATACCAGTTGCAATTCAGGTTGCTTATCGTCCCACCGAAATAtcctaatgcgcggtctagGTTGTGTCATACGTTTATGATTAGTTCTAATACGTACCCTCAGCGACTTGTTATCCTCAAGGTTAAACTGCCTCTTACTGCCTATCGAGGTCATGTTGAAGTTTTTGCATCTAAAAGAAGGATCAGAATACAATATCTTACGGTGCTAAGTTACTGTAATAATTTAAAACCAGTAATGATGTGAATGTCAATCTTTGTAAAGTGCTCTTAAGTTATTTAGATAATTGGCTGTTGCCACATTAAATGTAGAATATAATCTTTATGTCACCTTATAATTTAGTTAAGTAAAAAACATTTGTTTTAGGTCCTGCTGAGGTTCTTGGTGGTGAGAAAGAAGCTGACACTGATGCTGAAAATGTTATTGCAACCAAGCACTATGAAACAATCAAGAAGCTAATTGAAGATAGTAGTAACTTAGAAGAAGTTTTGCAACAGTTGAAGAAAGCCAACAGCACTCTTCAGAACCAATACAAAGAACTCAAAGACATGACAAATGCTGTAAAAGAAGCTAGTGCAGCAGCTTTACATTAATTGTTGCAGTTACTAGtggtatttattttattaagtttCTTGTATAGTTTTTATAGAAATTTAGCGTTATTAGTGACGTAATATTTAGCATGAAGCATTTTTGTCCGTACATAGGTTGTAAGGCATCATTTCCACGACCATCAAAGTTGCGGCTTCATATTAAGAAAATTCACCTCAAAGAGCAGCTTTTTGTATGCACCTATtctaattgcgacaaaaattacacacAAGCAGCACACTTGAAGCGACACATTGAAATTAATCATGAACGCAGTGGTGGCACTCCATTTCAAGCCAAATGCTCTTTTGCTGGCTGCAAGGCTGTGCTGTCCACCAAGTGGGGTTTAGTTCGTCACGAAAGAACTCATATGTCTAAGGATGAATTCAAATGTCTACATTGTTCAAGATCTTTCACCAAAAAAGTATTCTTAGAGAAACACATGGTCACTCATCATAGCCATGGACAGCCGCATTACCAATGTTCGCAATGCCCTCTAGCGTTTAATACTCATCATCGTTACCATCAACACATGTCCCGAACGCATGCAGTCTACTTTTGCAATCGTGCAGGCTGTAACATGGTTCGCTTTGAAGATCATAATAAGTTGCGGGCACATGAATCCTCCATCCACTTTCCGGTCAAATTTCAATGTGCTGAATGTAGTAAGAAGTTTTCACGTCGGATGTTTCTTGTGGAACACATTAGCTCAGAACATGAAGGTTTATCTTTTCAATGCCCCCACAAGGATTGTGAAAGAACTTTTTCATACAGACGCAATCTGAATACACACTTGAAATCGCATGAAAACATACGCTTTTCCTGTGCACATTGCGGCAATGAGTTAAGCACTAAACAAAAGTTACGACAACATATTGAAAAGATACACCAGAAATTAGGTAAACCCAGAACTTTCTCTAAAAGCAGCAAAAGTGTATTGGGAAATGTTTTGGGTTTATATCATGATCATGATAAATTGATGAATGTGAAAGCTGAAAGCTTGGTATCCAACTCTGTCAGTAAAATTGACCCGTTAAGAATAGAAACATCATCAGATACTGATAAATTGATGAATGCGAAAGCTGAAAGCTTGGCATC contains:
- the LOC109034111 gene encoding uncharacterized protein encodes the protein MLEKKPSEQQFVSSTLNHILEDLQEAEAQGFNLPSPAEVLGGEKEADTDAENVIATKHYETIKKLIEDSSNLEEVLQQLKKANSTLQNQYKELKDMTNAVKEASAAALH
- the LOC109034109 gene encoding transcription factor IIIA, translated to MKHFCPYIGCKASFPRPSKLRLHIKKIHLKEQLFVCTYSNCDKNYTQAAHLKRHIEINHERSGGTPFQAKCSFAGCKAVLSTKWGLVRHERTHMSKDEFKCLHCSRSFTKKVFLEKHMVTHHSHGQPHYQCSQCPLAFNTHHRYHQHMSRTHAVYFCNRAGCNMVRFEDHNKLRAHESSIHFPVKFQCAECSKKFSRRMFLVEHISSEHEGLSFQCPHKDCERTFSYRRNLNTHLKSHENIRFSCAHCGNELSTKQKLRQHIEKIHQKLGKPRTFSKSSKSVLGNVLGLYHDHDKLMNVKAESLVSNSVSKIDPLRIETSSDTDKLMNAKAESLASNSVSEIAPLEIESSSDIDKLMNAEAESLVSNSVSEIAPLKIETSSDNEILGF